In the genome of uncultured Pseudomonas sp., the window GTCCAGCTCATCTTCCAGAAACTCGGCCAACACCCGGGCATTGCTCAGTTGCGGATCACGCGCGGCGAACAGCAGGGTCAGCGTGCCCTGCTCGGCCATACCGAGCAGCCCTTGCCAATGTTCGGGATGCGCGGCCAACTCCTCACGGTATTTTTTAGCGAACGCGCTGAAGGCGCTGGCTTGATGCTGGTACTCGCGGCGCAGTTCGCTGGAAGGCGCGACATCCGGCAACCACGCATCCAGCTGCAACGCCTGCTTGCTCAGCCCACGCGGCCACAAGCGATCGACCAGCACACGCAGCCCATCACTGTCCTCAATAGGCTCGTAGACGCGCTTGTACTGAAGCATCAGCGTCCTCCTGTTATTTACCGGCCTTTAGCTGTCGAGCCCCTCGCTGGGGATCTCGACGCCTAAGCCTGCGCCCTGCTCTACGCAGGTAGCAATACGCCCAAGCAGTGCGCGTAACTCAAAGCCCTGCGCTGCCAGCCAGGCGGGGTCGTAATAGGTGCCGGAGTAACGCTCGCCGCCATCGCAGAGAATCGCCACCACCGAGCCGGACTCGCCGGCCGCCACCATGCGCTGCGCCACCAGCAGCGCGCCAATCAGGTTGGTGCCGCTGGAGCCGCCTACCCTGCGCCCTAGTCTCTGCGCGAGGTAATGCATGG includes:
- a CDS encoding DUF488 family protein, whose product is MLQYKRVYEPIEDSDGLRVLVDRLWPRGLSKQALQLDAWLPDVAPSSELRREYQHQASAFSAFAKKYREELAAHPEHWQGLLGMAEQGTLTLLFAARDPQLSNARVLAEFLEDELDRRDQPNSATCYAERD